CGGGCCGCGGCGAGGGCGGCCAGGATCTCGTCGTCGTTCATGGCTGCTCCGCTCCGGCGACCGCGGCCAGCACCGGGTCGCTCCGCAGCTTGTCGAGGCAGCGGCGGCGGGTCGGCCCGATGGCGCCGACCGGGGTGCCGGTGCTGCTGCTGATCTCGGCGTAGGGCGCCGGCGGATCGTCGAACAGCAGGGTGAGCAGCCGCCGGCAGTGCTCGGGCAGGTTGTCGAACGCGGCCCGCAGCGCGATGTGCTGCTCCTGCGTCACCAGCAGTTCCTCGAACGCGGGGTCGTCGACCGTGTCGAGGCCGGACTCGTCGCCGACCAGCACCTGCCGCCGCCGGGAACGCAGCAGGGCCAGGCACTCCCGGCGCACGGTGGTGGCGAGCCAGCCCGGCAGCGCGGCCGGCTCGCGGATCGTGTCGAGGCGCTCGACCAGGCGCAGCCAGACACAGGCGGCGACGTCTTCGGCATCGGCACCGCCGAGCCCGTAGCGCCGGCAGATCGCCCACACCAGCGGCGCGTAGCGGTCGACCAGGTCGTTCCAGGCCCCGGCGTCGCCGTGCCTGGCCAGCTCGACCAGCCCGACGACGGTGGGATCGTCGCGCATGACCCCCTCCTCCCGTGGCCCGAACGTCCGTTGTCGACCCACAGACACACTAACGGTCGCGGTTGATACACCCGCGGCTATATTTTCCGAGGTGGACACTCACCTCCTGCTCGCGTTCGTCGTCGCGAGCGCGCTGCTCTCCCTCGCGCCCGGGCCCGACCTGTTGTTCGTCGTCGCCAACGGGGTCGCCGGCGGCCGCCGGGCCGGGGTGCTCGCCGCCCTCGGCATGTCGACCGGGCTGGCCATCCACACGGCAGCCGCGGCGTTCGGCCTCGGCGCGCTGATCCGCGCGGCACCGCAGGCGCTGACCGTGGTGCGCCTCGCCGGCGCCGTGTTCCTGCTCTACCTGGCCGTGATGACCTGGCGCAACAGCCGCGCCGCGCTCGAGCCGACCGCGCCGCCGGCCCGCCGGTCGCTGCGCCGCACCTACCTGATGGCGACGCTGACCAACCTGGCCAACCCCAAGGTGATCCTGTTCTATCTCGCGTTCGTGCCGCAGTTCGTCGGCACCGGCCCGGCCGCCTGGCCTACCTGATGGCGACGCTGACCAACCTGGCCAACCCCAAGGTGATCCTGTTCTATCTCGCGTTCGTGCCGCAGTTCGTCGGCACCGGCCCGGCCGCCTGGCCGGTCACCACCCAACTCCTGCTGCTCGGTCTGGTCTTCATCGTGGTCGGCCTGTCGGTCGACGGCACCGCCGGCCTGCTCTCCGGCACGCTGGCCGAGAAAGTCGCCGCCCGACCCGGCTTCCGCCGCCGGATGGAACGGATCTCCGCCGCGGTCTTCGCCGGCCTCGCCGCCCGCCTGGTGATCGACAACTAGTCCGCTAGCTACGGGCCCGGCAGGGGGTAGGCGCCCGAACGGACACCCTGGCCCGCCGGCGACACGCCTGGCAGGGGCGTGTCCTGCCGCGCGGCCAAAGGCAACCCGCGCGGGCCCCTCCGAACACGGTCGATCGGCCAGCCCCGCGTCACCTGCGTGGCGGCGGTGGGTCGTAGACGACGGACCAGGGTTGCGGTGCGGTTGCCGGGCGGGGCGACGGCGTGGGACCGGCCAGGATGCTGGCGGCGACCGTGCCGAAGGTCTCGACCGCCGGGTGAGGCGCGCGGTCCGGCCAGATCGCCGACGTTCGGCGGTCGAGGGCCGGCCCGGCGAGCGGGCGCCAGGCCACCCGCGGCTCACGGCGGGCGGTCGTCTCCGGTTCGAAGGCCACGCACTGGCGGCCCAGCACCAGGCCCAGCAGGAAGTCCGGGTTGTGGGCGTGCCGGACCCGGCGCGGGGTGAAGCCACCCTGGCGGCAGCGGTCGAGGATCTCGTCATACCAGGCCGGCGCCGTCGCCCGCGGGAAGATGGCCAGGTCGTGGCCGGTCAGGTCGGCCAGGTCGAGCTCGCGGAGCTGGGCCAGCGCGGCCGTCCGCGGCAGCATCACGCCCAGCCGCACCCCAACCACCGGGCCAGCGCGCAGGCCGTCGGACAGGTCGACCGGATGGTGCACCAGCCCGACGTCGAGCCGCGCCTCGGCCAGCAGCCGGAGCTGTTCGGCGCTGGTCAGCTCGTGCAGGTCGACGTCGAGGCCCGGCGCCCGGTCGGCGAGACCGGCCAGCAGTGCCTGCAACGTGACCGCCAGTAGTTCCGGTGGCACGCCCGCGCGCAGGGTGCCGAGCTGGCCGTCGCGGACCTTGCGCATCACCACCCGGACCCGCTCCTCGGCGGCCAGCAGCGCGGCCGCCTCGGCGGTCAGCAGGCGGCCGGCGACGGTCAGCGTGACCTGCCGGCGGGAGCGGTCGAACAGCGCGACGCCCAACTCGCGTTCGAGGCGTTGGATGGTCTGGCTCAGCGGCGGCTGGGCGATGCCGAGCCGTTCCGCCGCGCGCCCGAAGTGCAGCTCCTCGGCGACGACGAGGAACTGCCGCAGGTGCCGGGCCAGGTCCATCCGCCCGAGGATAGGTGTTCGCATATCAGTAGCCTCGACAGGTGCCAACGCTGAGCCGGATCGCCGGGATCTTCGACGCTGTCGGGGTCGACGCGCAGCTACACGCCGTCGACATCGACGGCGGGGCCGAGCTGGCGCTGCGGGCCGACGAGCCGGTGGTGCTGGCCTCGATCTTCAAGATCCTGCTGGTGCTCGAGTTCGCCCGCCAGGCGGTGGCCGGGCAGCTCGACCCGACCGAGCGGGTCATCGTGCGGGCCGCGGACCGGCTCGGTGGCTGGGGCACCGCGGGCTGCGCCGACGACGCCGAGCTGTCGCTGCGTGACCTGGCCTACTTCGCGATGGCCTTCACCGACAACACCGCCGCCGACCTGCTGATGCGCCGGGTCGGGCCCGATGTGCTGCCGCTGCTGGCGGCCGAGCTCGGGCTGACCGGCACGCGGGTCATCGGCGGGCCGCGGGAGCTTCTCGAGTCGATGTACGCCGACGTCGGTGCCGCCGGCGACGCCGAGTTCGTGAGGATCTTCCCGACCCTGCCGCCGGAACGGATCCGCGCGCTCAGCGTCTTCGACCCGGCCCGGACCACGTCGAGCACGCCGCGTGAGGTCAGCCGGCTGCTCGGGATGATCTGGCGGGACGAGGCGGGTCCGCCGGCCGCGACCGCGATGGTGCGCGGGCTGATGGCCCGGCAGATCTTCTGGACCCGGATCCAGTCGGGCTTCCCGCCGGAGGTCCGCGTCTCCGCCAAGACCGGCACGCTGCCGGGGCTGCACATGGAGGCCGGCGTCGTCGAGTATCCGGACGGCGGCCGCTACGCCCTGTCGGTCTTCGCCCTGGCCCGCCTGGGTGCCGAGGCCCGCCGGATCGACGTCGACCTGGCGATCGGGGAAGCGGCGCGGACGGCCGTCGAGAGGCTGCGCGACCAGCGCTGATATGCGTACCCGTATCGAATGGTAAAGATCTTGGTCTTGGACGTGGGTGGCCTGTTGATGATGGGCTGCTGCGCATGACAGACACCCGAATGCACCGCCGAGGCCTACTGCGCACCGCCGCCGCCGCGACCGGGCTGGCCGCCGCGGGGGCGACCGGACTGGCCAGCGCCAACGCCGCCGAAGCCAACCCCGCCGACGCCGCACCGCGCCGCTGGAAGGCCGGCGCCGCCACGTTCCGCTGGTTCGGCACGGCCGGCTGGCGGATCGACATCGGCGCCCGCACGGTGCTGGTCGACCCCTACCTGAGCCGATACAGGACCGGGCTCTTCGACGGCGGGATGAACCCGGCGACGCCGCTGACCGTCGACACCGCCACCGTCGACGCGCACACCGGCCGTCCGGAGACCGTTCTCGTCACGCACTCGCACTGGGACCACTTCAACGACGTGCCGCACATCGCGACCAACACGGGCGCGCGGGTGCTGGGCACCATGACCACCTACCAACTCGGGCTCGCGTCAGGCATCCCAGCGGCCCAACTCGGCCCGCTCAAGGGCGGCGAGGTGCTCGACTTCGGTGACTACACCGTCGAGGCGGTCGGGTCGCTGCACAGCCGCAACGCCGGTTACTCGATCGGCATCCCGGGCGTGCGGCTCAGCCCGCCGCCGCGGCCGGCGACGGTCTCCGATCTTCCGGAGGGCGACACGCTCGCCTACCTGCTCACGGTTCGCGACGGGCCGGCGGTGTTCTTCATGGGCGCCAGCGACTTCGTCGCCCGCAACGTCGAGGGGATGCGGCCGGACATCGCGATGGTGGCGATGGCCTCGAGCACGGCGACCCACGACTACGTGCCGCGGCTGCTCGAAGCGCTGGGCCGGCCGGCCGTCGTCGTCCCGGTGCACTGGGACAACTTCGAGACGCCGCTGACCAACCCGCCGGCGGTGGCGCCGGCCGACCGCGAGCGGCTGGCTGCGATGATCACGCAGATCCGGCGGGTCGCGCCGCGGACCCGGATCGTCGTCCCCGACTACCTGACTGGGCACACCTTCGCATGACCGCTCGCACCACCCGCGTCGCGTCGCTCGCCGCCGGCCTCCTGCTGCTGGCGGCCTGCGACGTGCCGCCACCGCCGCCGCCCGTGCGGCCGCCGCCATCCGCGCCGGGACCGACGGCCGCCACCTGCCCCGACGGCTTCGAGATCAGTGGCGACCAGGTCGAGGCCGCGTCGGGTCTGCGGGCCTTCGGCATCACGCTGCGCAACTGTGGCGACCGGCCGTACCACGTCGACGGCTTTCCGGTCATCACCATGCTCGACGAATACGGCCGGCCGATCGGGATCACCGTCGGCACCGGCTCGGAGCCGGTCAGCTCGCCGGATGTCTGGGACCGCCCACCCGAGCCGATCGATGTCGCGCCCGGCGAGACGGTCCGGGCGCGGGTGTTGTGGCGCAACACGGTGACCGACGGTGAGTCGATCACCGGAGCACACCTGACGGTCGCGCCGGCGAAGGGCGCGGCGGCGCAGCTGGTCACCCCCAACGGCGGCATCGACGTGGGTACGACGCATCGCCTGGCCGTCAACGCCTGGACTAAGGTCGACCGGTGAACTGGGGTTCCTACCTGTCTTTCGTGGTGTTCGCCCTCGTCCTGATCGCCATTCCCGGCGCCGACTTCGCGGTGACGGTGCGCAGCACCCTCGCCGGCGGCCTGCGGCAGGGCCAATGGAGCGCGGCCGGCATCGCAACGTCCAATGTGGTGCAAGGCCTGCTCGCGGTGGCCGGCCTCGGGGCGGTCATCGTGCACATCGAGCCGCTCTTCCCGGCGGTCAAGTGGGCCGGCATCGGCTACCTGCTCTACCTGGCGGCCCAGTCGTTCCGCTCGGCCTGGCGCGGCGAGTACGCGTCGCTGGACGGCACCGCGACCGGTGCGGCCGGCAGCGCCTGGACCGGCTGGCGGCAGGGCTTCCTGTCCAACATCACCAACCCGAAGGTGCTGGTCTTCTACCTCGCGGTGCTGCCGCAGTTCCTCGGCCCGGGCACGCCGGTCGTGGTGCTGCTGGCGTTCGCGCTGACCCATGCCGCGCTCGGCCTGCTCTATTCACTGCTGGTCGTCGCCGGCCTGCACCGGGTGCGCGGGGTGCTGCGCCGCCGCCGGGTGCGGCGGGCGATGGACGCCGCGACCGGGGCCGCCCTCACCGCGTTCGGCGCCCGGCTCGCCACCGAGAACCTATAGCGTTCCCCAGACGACCGTCGCGGTCGTCGGCAGCGCCAGCGTGCCGTCGGGGCGTTGGTAGTCGCTCACCAGGGCCTCGACCGCCGTGTCGAACGCGAGCGCCTCCGCTGCCGGCATCAGCTCCCTGGCCAGCGACGATGTTGAATGGAACTGCTCGATATAGGCGCCGACGGCCTGGCTGAACTCCGTCGGCGGGGTCTCGTGTCGTCCGATGATTCGCCAGTGACCGCGCCGGGCCAACTCGTCGACGAGCGAGAAGCCGCGGTCGTAGGACTGGTTGCGGGAGTGCCGGGCGATCACCTCGAGCAACCCGTCGTGCCAGGGCAGCCGGTGGTAGGACTGCTCGACGACGGCCAGCACCGCGCCCGGTGCCAGCACCCGTCGTAGCACCGCGAAGGTCTGCGGCCAGTCCATCCAGTGCAGGCTCGCGCCGGCCGTGGCCAACCCGTATGGGCCCGGCAGTGCCAGCGACTCGACGGCCGTGACGTGCCAGAACAGGTTTGACCGGTCGCCGCCGGGGCGGGCGCGGCCGGCCGCCACCATCGCGGCGGAGATCTCCACCGCGTCGACCCGGTCCACCCGGGACGCCAGTGGGCGCGCCAGCGCGCCCTCGCCGGCACCGAGATCGAGGACCGTGCGGGGCGAACCGGTGACCAGATCGGCGAGCAGATCGAAGACGGCGGCCGGGTAGGGCGGGCGGTGTGCGTAGGCGGCGGCGACGCCGGTGTGCTGGAACGACGCCGCGAGGGGCGAGCTCATCAGTCCATTGTGCCAGGTTGAAGGTCCGATGAATCGCCCCAGCGGTTGCTAACGATCGGCGGCACCCCGACTTTTGCTGGCGAATATGAAAGTCTGCTCTAGACGATCGAAAGATATGGACATGTCGATGATCAGCGATTAGGGTCGGCTCCAGACCCCATTGTTTCATCGATGTGAACGGCGCCGTGAGCAGTGCACCTCGCCCGCCGTTACAGGCCCGTCCGCCCCCCAATCAGACACCGCCGACCCGTAGCTCGGGTGGGCGAGGTCTGCCTTGCCACGTCCTCTGTCGGTCGACTTGCGGAAGGTATGCCGGACATGCCCATTTTTTCCAGGCGCAGTTCCGTGCGAGGTGGCACGCGAACGCGCTGGCTCGCCAGACTCGGCGAGGGTCGGTTCAGCCGGCCGTCGGCGGCCTTGGCCGCCGTCACCGTCATGCTGGCCAGCGGTGTGCTGGCCGGAGTCTTGTCGGGCACCAGCCCGGCCGGAGCCGTAGCGCCGGCTCAGCTGCAGGCCCAGGTGCTCACCTGGACGGCCGCCGACAGCTTCCAGGCCTACGCGTCCGTGCCGACCACCGCCGTCGCGGGCCCCACCACCATCGTCTTCGAGAACAGCGCCGCGACCGGCAACACCACCGGGATGCAGCACACGCTGACCTTCGACACCGGTGACCCCCGCTACAACAACGACGTCAACATCAACATCGTGGCCGACCCGTCGGACGGCAGCCAGGGCCGGCACACGGTCGACGTGGTGCTGACCCCGGGCACCTACCACTACTTCTGCTCGATCCCCGGGCACGGGCAGATGACCGGCCTGCTGGTGGTCACCGGCGGCGGCGGCGACACCACCGCGCCGACCGTGTCGGCGCAGGTCGCGGGGGAGCGCGACGGCAACGGCAACTACGTCGGCGCGGCGACGGTGACGGTCAACGCCAGCGACGCCGGCTCGGGCGTGGCCCGGGTGGAATACGCGCTCGACGACGGCCCGTTCGGCACCTACTCGGCGCCGGTCACTGTCAACAGCCCCGGCCAGCACACGGTGCGGTTCCGCGCGACCGACGAGGCCGGCAACACCTCGGAGATCGGGTCGACGCAGTTCACCGTGGTGCAGCCCAACGAGGACACCACCCCACCGACCGTGACCGCGGCCGTCGACGGTGACCAGGACGAGAACGGCGCCTACGTGGGCACCGCCACCGTCACGCTGACCGCCACCGACACCGGGTCCGGCGTCGCCACCGTCGAATACTCGCTCGACGGCGGTGCGTTCACGGCCTACACCGCGCCGGTCACGGTCAGCACCCCGGGCCAGCACACCGTGCAATACCGCGCCACCGACGAGGCCGGCAACACCGCCAGCCCGCAGTCGGTCGCGTTCGCGGTGGTCGACGCGCCCGACCCGGACAACACCGCGCCCGAGGTGACCGCCACGGTCGCCGGCGAGCGCAACGACGAGGGCGCCTATGTCGGCACCGCGACGGTCACCGTCGCCGCCACCGACGCGGGCTCCGGCGTGGCCACGGTCGAATACTCGCTCGACGGCGCGCCCTACGCGGCCTACACCGCGCCGGTCGCGGTCAACCAGCCGGGTGCGCACACGCTCAGCGCCCGCGCCACCGACGAGGCCGGCAACACCTCCACGCCGGAGACGGTCACCTTCACCGTCGCGGACACCACCGGCGCGGACACCACCGCGCCGACCGTCAGCGCCGCGGTCACCGGTGACCAGAACGAGAGCGGCGCCTACGTGGGCAGCGCGACCGTCACCGTCACCGCCACCGACGCGGAGTCCGGTGTGGACACCGTGGAATACGCGGTCGACGGCGGCGCCTACGCGGCCTACACCGGGCCGGTCACGGTCAACCAGGTCGGGGCACACAGCGTGAGCTACCGGGCGACCGACCACGCCGGCAACACCTCGACGCCGCAGACGGCCACGTTCACGGTCGTCGACGCGCCCAACCCCGACAACACCCCGCCGGCGGCGACCGCCACGGTGACCGGCACCCGCAACACCGCCGGCGCCTACGTCGGCGCGGCCACGGTGACGATCGCGGCCACCGACGCGGGCTCCGGTGTGGACAGTGTCGAATACTCGCTCGACGGCGCTCCCTACGCGGCCTACACCGCGCCGGTCACCGTCAACCAGATCGGCGCCCACAGCGTGAGCTACCGGGCGACCGACCGGGCCGGCAACACCTCGACGCCGCAGACGGCGACGTTCACGGTGGTCGCGGTGCCCAACCCGGACACCACCGCGCCGGTCGTCAACGCGGCCCTCGCCGGTCAGCTCGACGGCAGTTGGTCCTACATCGGCAGCGCGACCGTCACGCTGACCGCCACCGACACCGAGTCCGGCGTGCTGCGGGTCGAATACGCCCTGGACGGGCGCGGCTACCTGGTCTACACCGGGCCGGTCACGGTCAACACCCCGGGCGCGCACACCTTCAGCTACCGGGCCACCGACCGGGCCGGCAACGTCTCCAGCACCGCGTCGACCACGTTCACCGTGGTCGAGAGCGGCCCGCCGGCGCCGACCTGCACGGTCGCCGACAACCGCACCACGGTCTGGATGGGCACCCACAACAGCGGCGTCGCCAACCGGGTCGTCGAGCGCGGTTGCAGCATCAACGACCTCGTGCTCGACGAGTCGCCGTGGGCCAGCACCGCGGAGTTCGTCGCGCACGTCACCGAGGTCGCCGACCGGCTGCACAGCCGCGGCTTCATCCCGCTCAAGGACCGCAACGGCCTGGTCCGGGGTGCCCGGGAGAGCAACGTCGGCAAGTCCGAGGCGGTGCAGGGCTACACGCCGCTGCTGGACACCAAGGCCGCGTCGTTCAAGCTCTGGGAGCAGGTCGGCGCCGGCGGTTTCCGCCGCAACGCCGACGGCTCGATCTCCAGCAAGCCGGTCGACGGCCTGGGCATGCTCTGGTTCCCGGTCCGCACCTACGGCGACTTCTCGCTCAAGTTGCAGTGGCGCGACGACGCACCCGGTGAGGGGCGCGCCAACAGCGGCGTCTTCGTCCGCTTCCCGCAGGTGCACCAGCACCCGCAGGAGCCACGGCCGGAGTGGGTGGCCATCAAATACGGCCACGAGCTGCAGATCTTCGACAGCCCGACGGGCGATCAATACAAGAGCGGCTCGGTGTACGGGTTCGACCAGGTCAACCTGGCCGACGCGGGGGTGACCGCCAAGGGCACCTGGAACGACTACGAGATCCGGGTCGTCGGGCAGCACTACTCGATCTTCCGCAACGGCAAGCTGATCAACCAGTTCACCAACGGTCCGGGCCAGCTCTTCAACCCACCACGGGCGGACGACCCGGGCACCGACGGGCGGCAGAACGCCGAGGGCTACATCGGCCTCCAGAACCACAGCGCGGCCGACGCTGTCAGCTTCCGCAACGTCCGCATCGCACCGCTGACCCCGTAGGCAAAGGACAAGACCAGTGGAGAAGGAAACCTCACGCCTGGGTACGGTCGGCGGTCCGCGGCTGATGGCCGTCGCGATCCTCGCCGTGACCCTGGTCGGCGCGGGGGTCCTCCGGTTCGGCGGCCTGACGGCCGCCGGGCCGGGGGCGCCCGCCGCGGTCCCCGCCGTCAACACCCAGCAGCAGGCCGAACTCGCGGCGCTGGCGCCGGGCGACCGCCCCGACGGCTGCATCCAACCCGACCGCCGCATCCAGCTCTACGCGGTCGAGTTGCCCCGTGACAACAACCAGATCCGGCTCGGCTACGGCCTGACGCCGGAGACCGCCTCGTACCCCGGACCGTTGATCGAGATGATCGAGGGTGAGTGCCTGGCGATCACCCTGCACAACGACGTCCCGGCGGCGACCCTGGAAGCGCTCCGCCAGGACCCCAACCACCCGCTCGGGGTGTCGCTGCACACCCATGGCGTCAAATACACGCCGGCCTCCGACGGCACCATCCACACCGACTCGTGGGTGCCGCCGGGCGGCCAGCGCACCTACATCTGGTTCGCGAAGCCGCGTGGTGCCGGATCGCAGGGCACGGCCGGCTACTGGTGGTACCACGACCACATGGTCGGTGGTCCACATGGGACCCGCGGCCAGGGCACCGGACTGTTCGGCGGGCTCGTCGTGCGCCGGCAGGGCGACATCCGGCCCAACCGCACCTACGTGACCGCGTTCGGTGACCTCCAGTCGATCAACCTGAAGCGCGGCGCCGCGACCGACACCTGCGACCCGGCCAACCCGGTGCCCGGCCCGACCTGCCTGATCGCCAAGCCCGGCGAGCGGGTCGAGTTCCTGGTCATCGGCATGGGCAACGACATGCACACCTTCCACCTGCACGGGCACTCCTGGTCGGACAGCCGCACCGGGATGCTCGACGGCACCAACAAGGCCCTGGCCGACGCGGTGCCGGTCATCGACAACAAGGCCCTCGGGCCCGGCGACTCGTTCGGTGTGACGGTGGTCGCCGGTGACTCGGTCGGCGCCGGCAACTGGATGCTGCACTGCCACATGCAGTTCCACTCCGACCAGGGCATGGCGACGATGCTGCACGTCCTCCAGCCGGACGGCACGCTCGCGCCGCACAGCGCCGACCACGCGCCGGCCGCGGCCTCCGACGCCACGGCCGCGCACGCCGGGCACGAGGGGGCCCACCAGTGACCATCCGATCCCCGCAGCATCCCGAAGGAGCAGGAATGGCCCACCGAAAGCGGCGCCGGGTCGCCGCAACGGCGCTACGCCGCGCGTTCGCGCTGGTGTCGGCGGCCGTGCTGACGCTCGGCATCTTGTCCGGGCCGGCATCCGCACCGGCCGCCGCCGCGGTGGCGCCGACCTGGGGTGCCAACGCCGTCAACGTGTTGGTCTTCCACGGCCCGACCGACCAGCAGGACGACCCGGTCGCCAAGGCGGTCGCCGCGGTGCGCAAGCTCGGCACCGACAACGGCTTCACCGTCAAGGTGTCCAGTGACCCGACCGTGTTCACCGCCGACAACCTCGCCAAATATCGCGGCGTCGTGTTCCTGTCCGCCAACGGCGTCACGCTCAACGACGCGCAGGAGGCGGCTTTCCAGGCGTACGTCAAGGGTGGCGGCGGTTTCGTCGGCGTCCACGACGCGGCCCGCGCGCAGCCCGGCTCCGAGTGGTTCACCGGGCTGATCGGCACCCGGCCGGCACCGAGCCTGCCCAACGCCGAGAAGGTCGTCGAGCGCGCGGCGAGCGGTGAGAACGCGCCCAACGAGGGCATCGCTCAGCTCTTCGACGGCTCGACCGGCACCAAGTGGCTGGTGCGCACCAACACCGGCTGGGCGCAGGGCAAGCTGGCCTCCCCGACCGTGGTCAACCGCTACGCGCTCACCTCGGCCAACGACTTCCCCGGCCGCGACCCGAAGAACTGGAAGCTACAGGGCTCCAACGACGGGCAGAGCTGGACCGACCTGGACACCCGGACCAACGAGGTGTTCCCGCAACGGTTCCAGACCCGGCAGTTCTCGTTCACCAACACCACCGCCTACCAGTACTACCGGCTGGACATCTCGGCCAACAGCGGTGAGCCGCTGATCCAGCTCGCCGAGCTGTGGCTGATCGGCCCCGACGCCGGGCCGCCGCCGGAGAGCAACGTGCAGCAGGCGACGGTCAGCGTGACCGACCGCCAGCACCCGGCCAACAAGGGCCTGCCGCTGACCTGGACCCGCTCGGACCAGTGGATCAACTGGGACCCGAACCCGACCGGCAACGTGCAGACCATCGCCCAGGTCCAGGAGAACACCTACAACGCCGGGCTCAGCGGCAACGGTGCCTTCCACCCGATCTCCTGGTGCCGCGACTACGACGGCGGCCGCTCCTTCTACACCGGCATGGGGCGCACCGACGCGAGCTACACCACCGACACCAGGTTCCTCGGCCACCTGCTCGGCGCGATCCAGTGGACCACCGGCCTGGTGCGCGGTGACTGCCAGGCGACCATCGCGTCCAACTACAAGGTGGAACGGCTGACCGCGGCCAACCAGCCCGGCCAGCTCGACCAGATCGGCGAGCCGCACGGCCTGACCATCGCGCCGGACGGCACCGTCTTCTACATCGGCAAGGCGGCCTGCCCGACCGGGCCCGTCGTCGACTGGAACAACCCCAACGTGGGGCTCGGCTGCGGCACGATCCACTCCTGGGATCCGCGTACCAAACAGGTCAAGCTCCTCACCACGCTCAAGGTGATGGGCAACCGGGGCAGTGGCAGCGAGTTGGTCAAGAACGAGGAAGGTCTGGTCGGCATCACGCTCGACCCGAACTTCGCCGACAACGGCTGGTTCTACGTGTTCTGGATGCCGCACGAGTCGATCGACCGGGAGAAGCGGGTCGGCCAGCGGACGGTGTCCCGGTTCACCTACGACAAGGCGACCCAGAGCATCGACCAGGCCACCCGCAAGGACCTGCTGCACTGGGACACCCAGATCCACAGCTGCTGCCACGCCGGCGGCGGCATGACCTTCGACGAGTCCGGCAACCTGTTCATCGGTTCCGGTGACAACAACTCGTCCGGCGGCTCCGACGGCTACTCGGGCAACAACTGGACCGAGGAGTTCGCCGGCCTGTCGTTCCAGGACGCGCGGCGCACCGCCGGCAACACCAACAACCTCAACGGCAAGATCCTGCGGATCCACCCGGAGGCCGACGGCACCTACTCGATCCCCGACGGCAACCTGTTCACCGGCCAGGAGGGCGGTGGCGGCAAGGCCCGCCCGGAGATCTACGTGATGGGCGTGCGCAACATCGCCCGGATCGCCTGGGACAAGGCCAACCACTGGCTGACCGCCGCGTGGGTCGGCCCCGACGCCGGCGCACCGAGCCCGGAACTGGGGCCGGCGAAGTACGAGACCGCGACGATCATCACTCAGCCCGGCAACCACGGCTGGCCCTACTGCATGGGCAACCGGCAGCCCTACCGCGACCGCAGCACGACCGACGCGAGCGTGCTGACCG
This genomic interval from Asanoa ferruginea contains the following:
- a CDS encoding ThuA domain-containing protein is translated as MAHRKRRRVAATALRRAFALVSAAVLTLGILSGPASAPAAAAVAPTWGANAVNVLVFHGPTDQQDDPVAKAVAAVRKLGTDNGFTVKVSSDPTVFTADNLAKYRGVVFLSANGVTLNDAQEAAFQAYVKGGGGFVGVHDAARAQPGSEWFTGLIGTRPAPSLPNAEKVVERAASGENAPNEGIAQLFDGSTGTKWLVRTNTGWAQGKLASPTVVNRYALTSANDFPGRDPKNWKLQGSNDGQSWTDLDTRTNEVFPQRFQTRQFSFTNTTAYQYYRLDISANSGEPLIQLAELWLIGPDAGPPPESNVQQATVSVTDRQHPANKGLPLTWTRSDQWINWDPNPTGNVQTIAQVQENTYNAGLSGNGAFHPISWCRDYDGGRSFYTGMGRTDASYTTDTRFLGHLLGAIQWTTGLVRGDCQATIASNYKVERLTAANQPGQLDQIGEPHGLTIAPDGTVFYIGKAACPTGPVVDWNNPNVGLGCGTIHSWDPRTKQVKLLTTLKVMGNRGSGSELVKNEEGLVGITLDPNFADNGWFYVFWMPHESIDREKRVGQRTVSRFTYDKATQSIDQATRKDLLHWDTQIHSCCHAGGGMTFDESGNLFIGSGDNNSSGGSDGYSGNNWTEEFAGLSFQDARRTAGNTNNLNGKILRIHPEADGTYSIPDGNLFTGQEGGGGKARPEIYVMGVRNIARIAWDKANHWLTAAWVGPDAGAPSPELGPAKYETATIITQPGNHGWPYCMGNRQPYRDRSTTDASVLTGWYDCDNPKNESPRNTGLVNLPPVRDNMIWYSPQGGGPVFPKRTDGSGLPTYVQSETTYTQPYLSGGGQAIMDGPTYHRSQVDVNSGVAWPAYWENKWFIGDESNGNNRVAIQVNPDTATSAGAPAFAEDLRRIIPPGSNGTTQLQSWMDAKFGPDGALYMLDYGGGFFTLHGNQKLIRITYQGGQATPNPASATAISATPSTPRTIAFSSNRVGGVAWEWDFGDGTKGSTAPHPNHTYKRYGTFQAKLKVTYADGEVVTATIPVTAGCVAPDARPTVYMLETDTEVANRQVGGGCTINDLIDDETTWPNRGAFADHLETVIAELTASHVVDTKEANTLRRVGTQSPIGATNGYQTLFNGTAYSLAGWRQAPSGGFGLRPDGSIRSTGGLGMLWYADQQFADYSIRLQFKDIAPEGFRANGGVFVRFPDPRTPLEQRPPGSCGTVGSARSSQAWVAIYCGHEIQIYDGETGEPQKTGSVYNFDPNTLAQAGATPKNVWNDYEIRVVGQHFTMIRNGVVINEFDNTPGKASSRAGDPPTDLRQFISGYIGLQNHSNNDLIEIRNVRVRTY